GAAAAAATTCAAGTCAAGCTAGATAATGATGAGAATATCAAAGAAGTTTTTGTAGATGGAGAGTATATTAATTATAAAGAAAGAGAGCTAAGATTTTATAAGATGATATCTGTAGGACTTGTAGTTGGATGTATAGCTCCAATTTTAGCACTTATATATTATGTGTTTTATAGTGCTGTTTCAATAGACTATATAAATAATGTTGGATTAGTAAAGGATGATAAAACAAATAGAGTGAGAGCTAAGAGTGTAAATTTACTTCCATTTACAGCAGGTTCAATAATAGGAACTCTAATATTTTTTAATATATATATTTATTTAAGACATCAGCTACTTTTAATAAGTAATAGATATCTAGTACTTAGTTTAAAAGAGATAGTATTTATACAATTTGGAATAATATTTATAATTAATCTTTTGATATGGTTAAAACCTATAAAGATAGGAGTGTTCAAGTGGGTAGAAGATGGAAAACAATAATTCTTTTAATAATATTGACAACTCTAAGTATGGCCGATGCTGTATCTGATATGGAGCAAAAAATAAAGAATATAGAGAAACAGATTGCCGAGAAAAACTCAAGAATAAAAAATATAGATGCTGAAACTCAAAAGTTGGAGAAACAGATACTTGAGATAGAGAGAGATATCTTAGAGATAGCTAAAGAGAGAGAGAAAATTTTAGATGATATAAAAACTGTATCAAAAAATATTGAGTATGGTGGACAAAACTTAAATATTACTTCTAAAGAGATGGATAGAAAAAAATTGGAGTTTAAAGCTAAAATTATAGCTTGGAATAGATACTCAAAAGAGAGAGAAGATGATATAATAACTGATGCTATTTTGAGAAAAAACTTTAAAAATCTTTTATATGGAGATCTACAAAAGATGGAATATATAAAAAATGTTCAAAGTGATATTCAAAAGGTAAAGGCTAATATAGAGAGTGAAAAGCAAAAATTATCAGGTTTAAGAAATAAACTTGCTTTAAACTTAAAACAGATGGATAGTAAAAAAGCTCAACAAAATAGTTTGATAGCTCAGTTAAATAAGGAAAAAACAGGGCATGTACAGAGTATAAGTGCTCTTCAAAAGGAAAAAGAGAGAATAGAAAAGAAGATAAAAGAGATAATTGTAGCTAGAACCCAAATGGATAAAAAGATAGTAAACCAATCTCAAGCTTATTCAAAACTAGGAAAGGTAATTAAACCTGTAGAAGGAGCAGTAGTTGTAAAATTTAATCAGAAAAAACAACAAGAGGTTACTAGTAATGGAATAGAGATTCAAGCTAAAATGGGAGCTAAAATAAAATCTTCTGCAAAGGGAAAGGTAATATACTCTGATGTATTCCAAGGATTGGGAAAAGTGGTAATGGTAGATTATGGATACAATATGATAGGAGTATATGGAAACTTAATAGCTACTAAGGTAAAATTGAATCAACAGATACAGCAAGGGGCAGAGATTGGTGTTTTAGGACTATCTGTAGAGGGGAAACCAAACCTTTATTATGAGTTGAGATTTAATCTTAAGCCTATTGACCCTGTTCCGATGTTTAAATAGGGTGATAAAAAAATGAAAAAAGTTTTTATAATGTATAATCAAGATAAACTATTAGCTCAGGAACTATATAGGAAAAGTGTGGAATATTTTGAAAGTAAAGGAATAGAGATTGTTGATAAAGTTGGAAAAGCTGATTTTGGAGTTGTAATAGGAGGAGATGGAACTTTACTTCGTGCTTTTAAAAGCTTTATCTTCAAAAAAAATCTACATGTTATAGCTATCAATGCTGGAAGTCTTGGTTTTGTTACAGAGATAAAAAAAGAGAATATGTTAGCAGAGTATGAAAATTTTTTAAATGGGGAATATAAGTATGAAAAAAGACATATTTTAGAGGTTGAAGTAGATGGAAAGATTTACTATGCTCTCAATGAAGTTGTACTTTCTAAAGCTGGAATAACATCTAGAGTTTTAAGAGTGAATTTTAAGACAAATGGAGAGTATATGTGTACCTATAAGGGAGATGGAGTAATAGTAGCTACTCCAACTGGTTCTACAGCATACTCTATGTCAGCAGGAGGTCCTATTCTTAAATCAGATATGAAAGCTATTGTAGTAACTCCAATAGCACCACATAATCTGAATACTCGTCCAATAGTAATTGGAGGAGATGAGAGAATTGAGATGAGAATAGAGGATGAAAAAAGAGTAGGACAGGTAATAATTGATGGTCAAACTAATAAGAGAATAACTAGTGAGGAGAATATAAGGGTAGAGTATTCAAAATATACTCTTATTCTTGTAATCCCAAGAGATAGAAATTATTACAGTGTATTAAGAGAAAAATTGAAATGGGGAGATAATCTGTGTTAAGAGAACTTAAAATAGAAAATCTAGCTATAATAGATGAACTTGATTTGGAGTTTGAAGATGGTTTTATTGTACTAACAGGAGAAACAGGGGCAGGAAAATCCATAATATTGAGTGGAATAAATTTACTTATTGGAGAGAAAGCAACTACTGATATGATAAGAACAGGAGAAAAGACTCTATCTGCTCAAGGGGTTTTTGAAATAAATGATGAGCAGAGAGAGGAGCTATTACACAGATTTGAGATAGATGCAGAGGATAATGAGGTAATAGTAAGAAGAACTTTAGACTTAAATGGAAAAGGAAAAGTTTTTGTAAATGGTGTTAGGGTTTCTCTAACTAATCTGAAAGAGATAATGGGAACACTCGTAGATATAGTGGGACAACATTCACATCAGATGTTACTTAATAAGAGTAACCATATAAAGCTTTTAGATAAATTTTTAGGAGATGAGGGAAAAGAACTTCTGAAAAAAAGTAATACTCTTTACAATAGATTTAAAGAGATAGATAATCAGATAGAGAGTATTGAAAAAAATAGAAGAGAGGCTATAGAGAAAAAGGAGTTTTATGAGTTCCAATTAGCTGAGATAGAGAAAATAAATCCTAAAAAAAATGAGGATACTCTTTTGGAAGATGAGTATAAAAAACTTTTTAATGCTGGAAAAATTAAGGAAAAAATAGAGAATTCCTCTCTTTTTCTAAGAGATGGGGAGATGAATGCTCTTCATTTCATCTATAATTCTAGAAAAAATATAGAGAGCCTATGTAAATATGGAGAGGAATTTAATGAGCTTTTAGATAAACTTGAAAAGGTATATTATGAACTAGAAGATTGTGTAGATATAATGGATACTTTAAATGATGATATCGATATTGATGATAGAAGATTACAAGAGGTAGTAGAAAGATTAGATGTAATCAATAAGATGAAGATAAAGTATGGGGCTACAATTGAGGAGATACTTGAATTTAAGGAGAGTATAGCTCAGAAGATAAATCTTTTAGAAGAGGATAGCTTTGAGGTACAGAAACTTCAAAAGGAGAGAGTAGAGATTGAAGAGAAATACTGGGAAAATGCTCATCAACTGAGAAGATTAAGAAAAGAGAAAGCTATTCAAATAGAGAGAAATTTAAAAGATGAACTAAAATTCTTAAAAATGGGAGATGCTCAAATCCATGTAGTTGTTGAAGAGAGTAAAACAATGGGAGCTAATGGAGCTGATACAGTAGAGATATTAATATCTACAAATATCGGTCAAGATATGAAACCTCTTTGGAAAATTGCTTCAGGGGGAGAGGTAAGTAGAATAATGTTAGCTTTAAAAGTGATATTTTCTCGTGTAGATAATGTACCTATTTTGATATTTGATGAGATAGATACAGGAGTAGGTGGAGAAACAGTAAGAAAGATAGCTGATAAACTTCGTGAAATAGGAGAGCATGCTCAAGTTGTATCTATAACTCATTCACCAGCTATTGCAGCAAAGGCTCACCAACAGTTCTATATTAAAAAACAGACAATAGATAATAAGACTTCTACTACTGTAACAAGGTTAGATGAGATAGGAAGAGTAGAGGAGATAGCTAGAATGCTGGCTGGAGAGAATATAAGTGAGGCAGTATTACAACATGCTGAGGAACTTTTGAAAGAGAGTAGATAGTATGGATTTTATAAATGAGTTTTTGGTAGATTCTAAGGCTAATGGTAGAATAAATTCTTCAACTTTGGAGATATATAGAAAAGATATAGAGGATTTTGATGGATTTATTATTGGAAAAGATCTGATAGATGTTGAAACTCAAGATTTAGTAAACTATATAGAGGAGCTAAAGAAAAAATATAGTGATATGTCTATATATAGAAAGATGAGCTCTCTAAAAAGTTTCTATAGATATCTTTTAAAAGCGAAGATAATAGATGTTAATCCAACAAAGGATATAGAACTCCCAAGCAGAGTAAAAAAAGTAACTGAACCATTAGAGAAATGGGAATTGAAAAGAATATTAGATGTGTGTGATGAAACTTATGAAGGAAAGAGAGATTCCTTAGTGATAAAGCTTCTTTATGAAACTGGATTTAAGATAGGGGATATTTTGAATTTAGAAAAAGATGAGTTATCAAGGTATGAATATAAAATAATAAATATTCGTTCTGCTTCAAAAATATTAAATCAGAAGATAAGCGAAAGTTTGTCTAAGGAGTTAAAATTCTTTTCAGAGAGATTACTTCCAAATATGTATACGAACAGAAATAAACTTTTTCAGGAGTTGACTAGAGAGGGATTTAGAGTAAGGTTCATAGGTTATGGTAAAAAAGCGGAGCTAGAGAGAGATATCTCTCCAAATATGATAAAAAAGATAGTAACAGAGGAAAAAATCAGAGATGAAGATGGAGTCTCTTTAATTGATAAGATAAGAGAACAGTATATGAGAATAGGAATAGGAGATGATTAGATGAAGGCTGGATTTATAGCTGTAGTAGGTAGACCAAATGTTGGAAAATCTACTTTAATAAATAAATTAGTATCTGAGAAAGTAGCCATAGTATCAGATAAAGCAGGGACAACAAGAGATAATATAAAGGGAATTTTAAACTTTAATGATAACCAGTATATATTTATTGATACACCTGGAATACACAAAGCAAAGCATCTACTTGGGGAGTATATGACTAACTCAGCTATTAGAGTTTTAAAAGATGTAGATGTAATACTATTTGTATTAGATGGTTCTCAAGAGATAAGTACTGGAGATCAGTTCGTAATGGAGAAGGTAAAAGAGGCTAAGAAAACTCCAAGAATACTAGTGGTAAACAAGATAGATAAATTAAATGATGAACAACTTAAGGCTAAAAGAGCTGAAATAGAGGAAAAGCTAGGAGAGTTTGATGGAATTGTTGAAATTTCAGGACAGTATGCTATTGGACTTCCAAAACTTTTAGAAAAAATTGATCCATTCTTAGAAGAGGGAATACAATATTATCCTGATGATATGTACACTGATATATCTGTATATAAGATAATAACTGAGATTGTAAGAGAGAAAATACTACTAAAAACAAGAGATGAAATTCCTCACTCAGTTGCTATTGAGATATTAAATGTTGAGAGAAGAGAGAATGGTAAAGATAAATTCGATATCAATATCTATGTTGAAAGAGATTCGCAAAAAGGTATCATCATAGGTAAAGGTGGAAAAATGTTAAAACAGATAGGAGAAGAGGCTAGACGTGAAATAGAGGAGTTAATAGGAGAGCCTATTTTCCTAACACTTTGGGTAAAAGTAAAAGATGATTGGAGAAAGAAAAAACCTTTCTTAAAAGAGATGGGATATGTAGAAGAGAAAAATTAAGGAGTGGAGAGTAAAAAGTGAGTAATGTAAAAATGGAAAAAGGAATGTTAAGAAAATTTGTAACATACTATAGACCATACAAAAAACTATTTTTTATGGATCTATTGGTAGCTACAATATCAGCTTTATGTGATCTAGTTTATCCTATGATTACTAGAAATGTTGTAAATAAGGTAATACCTAATAAAGAGTTTAGATTTTTAGTGGTATTTGCAGTAGTTCTATTAGTAATATATGTAATAAAAATGCTATGTGCTTACTGGATGCAATATTGGGGGCATTTAGTTGGAGTAGGAATGCAAGCTGATATGAGAAGAGATGTCTATGAGCATTTACAAAAATTACCTGTTAAGTATTTTGATAATAATCAAACAGGAAATATAATGTCAAGAATAGTAAATGATTTACAAGATATATCTGAACTTGCACACCATGGACCAGAAGATTTATTTATATCATTTTTTATGATAGTAGGTTCATTTATAGTTCTATTAAGAATAAATGCTTTACTAACTGTAATAGTGTTTTGTATACTACCAATAATAATTTGGTATAGTATGTATAAAAGAAAAAAACTTTTAGATTCATCAGTAAAAACAAGAGAAAAGACTGGTGATATAAATGCTAGATTACAAAATAGTATATCAGGAATAAGAGTATCTAAAGCTTTTGTTATTGATGAGGATGAGAAAGAAAGATTTGAAGAGGGAAATCAACAATTTGTTAAAGCTAAAGCATACTCATATAAGGTAATGGCAGAGTACACTGCTGGAGTTGGATTTTTTACAGATCTATTAGATTACTCTGTCCTTATAGTTGGGGCAATATTTACTTATTATGGAAAGATAAATATTGGAGATTTTTTAGCATATTTACTATATATAAAGATATTTACTCAACCTATTAAAAGACTTATTGCCTTTGTAGAACAGTATCAAAATGGTATGAGTGGATTCAAGAGATTTATGGAACTAATTGAAGTAGATAAAGAGATGGACAAAGAGGGAGCTCAAGATATTGGTAAGGTTGAAGGAGAGATTAAATTTGAAAATGTAAGCTTTAGCCACGAGAGTAAAAAAGTTCTAGATAATATATCTTTAACAATAGAAAAAGGAAAGATGTTAGCTTTAGTTGGACCTTCAGGTGGAGGAAAAACTACTCTATGTAATTTAATTCCAAGATTCTATAATGTAGATAGTGGAGATATTAAGATAGATGGTAAGAGTATCTATGATGTAAAAGTTGAATCTTTAAG
This window of the Candidatus Fusobacterium pullicola genome carries:
- a CDS encoding permease-like cell division protein FtsX, which translates into the protein MNNINLMQMEKNTTKNKVQIKKTTFILTILSFIILNFFLAFFINVDSVKKKAEAEYFFTADFQKNVSDEKKEKLEIEILKLEGVKRVRYISKEEAFQKLQYQLDVAIPKAENPLSDSLVIFFDKPSNIEKIQVKLDNDENIKEVFVDGEYINYKERELRFYKMISVGLVVGCIAPILALIYYVFYSAVSIDYINNVGLVKDDKTNRVRAKSVNLLPFTAGSIIGTLIFFNIYIYLRHQLLLISNRYLVLSLKEIVFIQFGIIFIINLLIWLKPIKIGVFKWVEDGKQ
- a CDS encoding peptidoglycan DD-metalloendopeptidase family protein, which codes for MADAVSDMEQKIKNIEKQIAEKNSRIKNIDAETQKLEKQILEIERDILEIAKEREKILDDIKTVSKNIEYGGQNLNITSKEMDRKKLEFKAKIIAWNRYSKEREDDIITDAILRKNFKNLLYGDLQKMEYIKNVQSDIQKVKANIESEKQKLSGLRNKLALNLKQMDSKKAQQNSLIAQLNKEKTGHVQSISALQKEKERIEKKIKEIIVARTQMDKKIVNQSQAYSKLGKVIKPVEGAVVVKFNQKKQQEVTSNGIEIQAKMGAKIKSSAKGKVIYSDVFQGLGKVVMVDYGYNMIGVYGNLIATKVKLNQQIQQGAEIGVLGLSVEGKPNLYYELRFNLKPIDPVPMFK
- a CDS encoding NAD(+)/NADH kinase translates to MKKVFIMYNQDKLLAQELYRKSVEYFESKGIEIVDKVGKADFGVVIGGDGTLLRAFKSFIFKKNLHVIAINAGSLGFVTEIKKENMLAEYENFLNGEYKYEKRHILEVEVDGKIYYALNEVVLSKAGITSRVLRVNFKTNGEYMCTYKGDGVIVATPTGSTAYSMSAGGPILKSDMKAIVVTPIAPHNLNTRPIVIGGDERIEMRIEDEKRVGQVIIDGQTNKRITSEENIRVEYSKYTLILVIPRDRNYYSVLREKLKWGDNLC
- the recN gene encoding DNA repair protein RecN yields the protein MLRELKIENLAIIDELDLEFEDGFIVLTGETGAGKSIILSGINLLIGEKATTDMIRTGEKTLSAQGVFEINDEQREELLHRFEIDAEDNEVIVRRTLDLNGKGKVFVNGVRVSLTNLKEIMGTLVDIVGQHSHQMLLNKSNHIKLLDKFLGDEGKELLKKSNTLYNRFKEIDNQIESIEKNRREAIEKKEFYEFQLAEIEKINPKKNEDTLLEDEYKKLFNAGKIKEKIENSSLFLRDGEMNALHFIYNSRKNIESLCKYGEEFNELLDKLEKVYYELEDCVDIMDTLNDDIDIDDRRLQEVVERLDVINKMKIKYGATIEEILEFKESIAQKINLLEEDSFEVQKLQKERVEIEEKYWENAHQLRRLRKEKAIQIERNLKDELKFLKMGDAQIHVVVEESKTMGANGADTVEILISTNIGQDMKPLWKIASGGEVSRIMLALKVIFSRVDNVPILIFDEIDTGVGGETVRKIADKLREIGEHAQVVSITHSPAIAAKAHQQFYIKKQTIDNKTSTTVTRLDEIGRVEEIARMLAGENISEAVLQHAEELLKESR
- a CDS encoding site-specific integrase — its product is MDFINEFLVDSKANGRINSSTLEIYRKDIEDFDGFIIGKDLIDVETQDLVNYIEELKKKYSDMSIYRKMSSLKSFYRYLLKAKIIDVNPTKDIELPSRVKKVTEPLEKWELKRILDVCDETYEGKRDSLVIKLLYETGFKIGDILNLEKDELSRYEYKIINIRSASKILNQKISESLSKELKFFSERLLPNMYTNRNKLFQELTREGFRVRFIGYGKKAELERDISPNMIKKIVTEEKIRDEDGVSLIDKIREQYMRIGIGDD
- the era gene encoding GTPase Era — encoded protein: MKAGFIAVVGRPNVGKSTLINKLVSEKVAIVSDKAGTTRDNIKGILNFNDNQYIFIDTPGIHKAKHLLGEYMTNSAIRVLKDVDVILFVLDGSQEISTGDQFVMEKVKEAKKTPRILVVNKIDKLNDEQLKAKRAEIEEKLGEFDGIVEISGQYAIGLPKLLEKIDPFLEEGIQYYPDDMYTDISVYKIITEIVREKILLKTRDEIPHSVAIEILNVERRENGKDKFDINIYVERDSQKGIIIGKGGKMLKQIGEEARREIEELIGEPIFLTLWVKVKDDWRKKKPFLKEMGYVEEKN